The following are from one region of the Paenibacillus sp. JZ16 genome:
- a CDS encoding ABC transporter substrate-binding protein produces the protein MSLQLSKKKTHYILTICIIVVFALVASACNGTETSGSQETEAHDQKELKSSETETEPPAVNEAYITFQDATNRTITLEQRPERIVVLSPEFLELLYAVGGQAVGRMEALGVSIPEEAEAVASVGTVSQISLEQVVALKPDLVIGQARFHKELVKSLESSGIDVALMSMSSYEDMKSKAEWMAKIAGTEEQLQEKLKTLDDRVNEVLQQLPGDHRTFINLNVTPGGISIQKDGTTGLEIAKMLGLSNMAETLASSPDSPTTSPYSMETLAKQNPDYIFMIIHGQKAVGDKKIKEELESNPAWASIGAVKEQRVIVVPSDLFLTNPGLHYDESLKYLAKLVYPEIFGDAE, from the coding sequence ATGTCTTTGCAATTAAGCAAGAAAAAAACACATTACATCTTGACGATCTGTATTATCGTCGTATTCGCACTTGTTGCGTCAGCGTGCAATGGAACCGAAACTTCAGGCAGCCAGGAGACAGAAGCTCATGACCAAAAAGAACTGAAGTCATCGGAAACAGAAACCGAGCCCCCAGCAGTCAACGAAGCTTATATCACTTTCCAAGACGCGACGAATCGTACGATTACGCTCGAACAGCGTCCGGAACGAATCGTCGTGCTGTCACCCGAATTCCTTGAGCTGCTGTATGCTGTGGGAGGACAAGCGGTAGGGCGGATGGAAGCCCTGGGCGTTTCGATCCCTGAAGAAGCAGAAGCGGTAGCGTCTGTCGGAACCGTAAGTCAGATTAGCTTGGAGCAGGTGGTGGCTTTAAAACCGGATCTGGTCATCGGGCAAGCACGTTTTCATAAGGAGCTTGTAAAGTCGCTGGAGAGCAGTGGCATTGACGTGGCGCTAATGAGCATGTCCAGCTACGAGGATATGAAGTCAAAGGCGGAATGGATGGCGAAGATTGCCGGGACGGAAGAACAGCTGCAGGAAAAGCTGAAGACATTAGATGACCGGGTGAATGAAGTTCTGCAGCAATTGCCGGGAGATCATCGTACCTTTATCAATCTAAACGTCACCCCCGGTGGAATTTCCATTCAGAAGGACGGAACAACAGGACTGGAGATAGCCAAAATGCTTGGCCTGAGCAACATGGCAGAGACTCTAGCATCATCGCCTGACAGTCCAACCACGTCCCCTTACAGCATGGAGACGCTTGCGAAGCAGAATCCGGATTATATCTTTATGATCATCCACGGACAAAAGGCTGTGGGGGATAAGAAAATTAAGGAGGAACTCGAGAGCAATCCTGCATGGGCTTCTATAGGAGCTGTCAAAGAACAGCGAGTGATTGTCGTACCATCCGATTTATTCCTCACGAATCCAGGCCTTCACTATGATGAATCGCTGAAGTATTTAGCCAAGCTGGTGTATCCGGAGATCTTCGGTGATGCCGAATAA
- a CDS encoding ATP-binding protein, whose protein sequence is MIRGEKGTAKSTAVRALAGLMPDLKVINLPVSATEDRVVGALDIEHAIKTGEKKFEPGLLAAAHGHILYIDEINLLDDHIVDVLLDAAAMGINTVEREGISYSHPSRFLLVGTMNPEEGDLRPQLLDRFALSVDIGGEKDVRERALVIRRRMDFERDPASFSAHYEAEQERVLNQILQARERLDQIDVTDDMLELAAKIGIALEVEGHRSDITLIKTALTLAAWRGQDSISHEHMQEAAYLVLPHRMRRQPFEESGGIEQRLHALLRSTAMVQA, encoded by the coding sequence TTGATCCGAGGTGAGAAAGGAACGGCAAAATCTACAGCTGTACGGGCATTGGCTGGGCTCATGCCTGATCTAAAAGTCATTAACTTGCCTGTAAGTGCAACGGAAGACCGCGTCGTTGGTGCTCTCGATATTGAGCACGCAATCAAGACAGGAGAGAAGAAATTCGAACCGGGTCTGCTGGCAGCGGCACATGGTCATATTTTATATATCGATGAGATCAATCTGTTGGACGATCATATTGTCGATGTATTGCTGGATGCGGCTGCAATGGGAATCAACACGGTAGAGCGAGAAGGGATATCCTATTCTCATCCGTCGCGATTTCTGTTGGTGGGGACGATGAACCCGGAAGAAGGTGACCTGCGGCCGCAGCTACTGGACCGTTTCGCGCTGTCGGTCGACATCGGCGGAGAGAAGGATGTTCGCGAGCGTGCCCTTGTCATCCGCAGACGTATGGATTTTGAGCGTGACCCTGCATCATTTTCAGCGCATTATGAGGCCGAACAGGAGCGCGTTCTGAATCAGATCCTTCAGGCAAGGGAGCGATTGGATCAGATTGACGTTACAGACGACATGCTGGAGCTGGCAGCAAAAATCGGAATTGCGCTGGAAGTTGAGGGGCATCGATCCGACATTACCCTGATCAAAACAGCGCTCACCCTGGCAGCATGGCGGGGCCAAGATTCAATTAGCCATGAACATATGCAGGAAGCCGCATACCTGGTCTTGCCTCATCGGATGAGACGGCAGCCGTTTGAAGAGTCCGGCGGTATCGAACAGCGATTACATGCGTTACTGCGTTCAACAGCAATGGTACAGGCATGA
- a CDS encoding metal ABC transporter substrate-binding protein, producing MIKSYKRIFAAFSLSAALAVAGCGSAKPSESNGSMNTTDSQVTDTSTATKLKIKTSFYPMYEFTRQVAGDLADVENLVPAGVEPHDWEPTPQDMAGIADADVIVYNGAGMESWIDQVLDSVKDRDLKVIEASQGIEIMEGEGHSHAHDHGAEGEHSHEEEHAHGHGTEGEHSHEDEHAHDHGAEGAHSHEDEHAHDHGAEDEHSHEDEHAHDHGEEGGHHHDHGGLDPHVWLSPALAIQQVRNIEQGLAEADPEHKDAYKANADAYVSKLEALDQEFNEGLKDSKRKDFITQHAAFGYLAHEYGLTQVPIAGLSPDQEPSASQMAKIIEFAKENNVKTIFFETLVASNVAETIATEIGASTAVLNPIEGLTEEDIAKELDYIAIMHQNLQALQAALNE from the coding sequence ATGATTAAGAGTTATAAACGAATCTTTGCCGCTTTTTCATTATCCGCAGCATTGGCTGTCGCGGGCTGCGGCTCTGCCAAGCCAAGTGAATCCAATGGAAGCATGAATACAACAGATAGCCAAGTAACAGATACATCGACAGCAACAAAATTAAAGATTAAAACAAGCTTCTATCCGATGTATGAATTTACGCGCCAAGTTGCCGGCGATTTGGCGGATGTTGAGAATTTGGTACCGGCAGGGGTTGAACCGCATGACTGGGAACCTACGCCGCAGGATATGGCAGGCATTGCTGATGCTGACGTGATTGTGTATAACGGTGCAGGTATGGAGAGTTGGATTGATCAGGTACTGGATAGCGTCAAAGATCGTGATCTAAAGGTAATTGAGGCTAGTCAAGGAATAGAGATCATGGAAGGCGAAGGGCATTCCCATGCCCACGACCATGGCGCAGAAGGCGAACACAGCCATGAAGAGGAGCATGCCCATGGCCACGGCACAGAGGGCGAACATAGCCACGAGGATGAACATGCGCACGACCATGGGGCAGAGGGTGCACATAGCCACGAAGATGAACATGCCCATGACCATGGTGCAGAGGATGAACACAGCCACGAAGATGAACATGCCCATGATCATGGCGAAGAAGGTGGGCATCATCATGATCACGGTGGACTTGACCCACATGTGTGGCTTTCGCCTGCTCTTGCTATTCAGCAAGTGCGTAATATTGAACAAGGCCTGGCGGAAGCAGATCCTGAGCATAAGGATGCCTACAAAGCGAATGCAGATGCCTACGTAAGCAAGCTGGAGGCGTTGGATCAGGAGTTTAACGAAGGATTGAAGGATTCCAAGAGAAAAGACTTCATCACCCAGCATGCTGCTTTCGGGTATTTAGCCCATGAATATGGTTTAACCCAGGTACCGATCGCGGGGTTGTCTCCGGATCAAGAGCCGTCGGCTTCGCAAATGGCGAAGATCATTGAATTTGCCAAGGAGAACAATGTAAAAACTATATTTTTTGAAACGCTCGTCGCCTCAAACGTTGCAGAGACGATCGCAACTGAAATCGGAGCATCCACAGCCGTGCTGAATCCGATTGAAGGCTTGACAGAGGAAGATATCGCAAAAGAACTTGATTACATTGCAATCATGCATCAAAATCTCCAAGCCTTGCAAGCTGCTTTAAATGAATAA
- a CDS encoding FecCD family ABC transporter permease yields the protein MVLAIAASLFSIATGAVMVPLRDIAAAVLQHDLPGVNREIIWNIRLPRTLVAMLVGANLAVSGALLQGIMRNPLADPHIIGVSSGAGLFGIFLLVVMPQYDYLLTPAAFIGATLAAFIIYLLSWKDGVNPLRIVLAGVAVSAFLGSGISAMLTFYSDRVQGALLFMVGGLAAKSWPDLSTILPYSLIGLALSMLFSKQMNIMMLGDATARSLGIRVELSRLWITAIATLLAASAVSIAGLLGFVGLIIPHVARLLVGGDYRFLIPSTALLGAAVLTICDTLARIMFSPMELPVGIIMGVLGAPFFLYLLRRKKA from the coding sequence ATGGTTTTAGCGATAGCAGCTTCCCTTTTTAGCATAGCCACCGGCGCTGTTATGGTTCCGCTTCGAGATATTGCTGCGGCCGTATTGCAACATGATCTGCCCGGAGTGAACCGGGAGATTATCTGGAATATCCGACTGCCACGAACGCTTGTTGCAATGCTTGTTGGAGCGAACCTTGCCGTTTCAGGAGCTTTGCTGCAAGGAATTATGCGGAATCCGCTGGCAGATCCCCATATAATTGGGGTCTCTAGCGGGGCCGGGCTGTTCGGAATTTTCCTGCTTGTCGTTATGCCGCAATATGATTATCTGTTGACGCCTGCCGCATTCATCGGAGCGACGCTTGCCGCATTCATCATCTATCTGCTGTCTTGGAAAGACGGAGTAAACCCGCTCAGAATTGTCCTTGCAGGTGTGGCAGTCTCCGCCTTTTTGGGATCCGGGATATCAGCAATGCTTACCTTTTACAGCGACAGGGTGCAAGGGGCCTTGCTCTTTATGGTAGGCGGACTTGCAGCTAAAAGCTGGCCCGACCTATCGACCATCCTCCCATACTCTTTAATCGGTCTAGCTCTCTCGATGCTCTTCTCCAAGCAAATGAACATTATGATGCTCGGAGATGCCACGGCTCGGAGTTTAGGGATACGGGTGGAACTTTCCCGATTATGGATAACTGCGATCGCAACGCTGCTTGCAGCCAGTGCCGTCAGCATCGCAGGCCTTCTGGGATTCGTCGGGCTGATCATACCGCACGTCGCCCGGCTGCTTGTCGGAGGGGATTACCGGTTTCTGATTCCTTCCACAGCGCTGTTAGGGGCTGCCGTTCTGACGATTTGCGACACGCTGGCAAGAATTATGTTCTCCCCGATGGAGCTACCGGTCGGAATCATCATGGGTGTGCTGGGAGCGCCCTTTTTCCTGTATCTGTTAAGGAGGAAAAAGGCATGA
- a CDS encoding metal ABC transporter permease: MAMLGYEFMQRAFWAGGLIGVIAPILGVYLMLRRQVLMADTLSHVSLAGVALGSFLQFNPTISGFVIAIIGALVIEQLRRVYRTYTEVPVAIIMTSGLAVAVVLMSLNAHLNKSFSSYLFGSIVAVSDTQLGLIAIVTALGLVFFVALRRPLYNFAFDEETAAISGTRVSILSFSFAVFTGMTVAASMPIVGVLLVSALIVLPASIALRIAPGFLAAMGVAVLTGLFGVFSGLTASYYLNSPPGGTIALILLGFLLIAVFIQKLLQLRNRRAVQINKPKVRGVINHD, encoded by the coding sequence ATGGCGATGCTCGGTTACGAATTCATGCAGCGCGCGTTTTGGGCAGGAGGCCTGATCGGTGTAATCGCTCCGATCCTCGGCGTATATTTAATGCTTCGTCGGCAGGTGCTTATGGCTGACACCCTCTCCCATGTATCGTTGGCAGGGGTGGCATTAGGATCGTTCCTGCAATTCAATCCGACGATAAGCGGATTTGTGATCGCCATTATCGGAGCTCTTGTCATTGAACAGCTTCGAAGGGTATACCGCACCTACACCGAGGTGCCGGTAGCCATTATCATGACCTCCGGACTGGCAGTGGCCGTCGTCCTGATGAGTTTGAATGCGCATTTGAACAAAAGCTTCAGTTCCTACCTTTTTGGATCCATCGTTGCGGTCAGTGATACACAACTAGGACTGATTGCCATCGTAACCGCATTAGGGCTGGTGTTTTTTGTTGCCTTACGCCGGCCCCTGTATAACTTCGCCTTTGATGAGGAAACTGCTGCAATTTCAGGAACTCGGGTTTCGATTCTATCGTTTTCATTCGCCGTGTTCACAGGCATGACGGTCGCTGCTTCCATGCCGATCGTTGGTGTATTGCTAGTATCGGCACTTATTGTACTTCCAGCCTCGATAGCGCTCCGGATTGCTCCCGGATTTTTAGCTGCCATGGGAGTAGCCGTCCTTACAGGATTGTTTGGCGTTTTCTCGGGGTTAACCGCCTCCTACTATTTGAATTCGCCACCCGGTGGCACGATTGCACTCATTTTGTTAGGGTTCTTGCTCATAGCCGTATTCATTCAGAAGCTGCTGCAATTGCGAAATCGAAGAGCTGTACAAATAAACAAACCGAAAGTAAGAGGAGTTATTAATCATGATTAA
- a CDS encoding Fur family transcriptional regulator, which yields MQLDKMIDYLVEHGVRITTQRRFLVDLILGLNRPFSAIEIYQAMEKTFHGLSYGTVYRNLELFRQLRIVEIFVLDNELRYRIIDHVQPQLYFICMDCKQTIPMSFDPEEMELPKPQQFRSLKYKIDIFGYCTDCESSLETHAPARPEWND from the coding sequence ATGCAGCTCGATAAAATGATTGACTACCTGGTTGAGCATGGCGTGCGAATTACAACGCAGCGAAGATTCCTTGTTGATCTGATTTTAGGATTAAACCGTCCATTCTCAGCCATAGAGATATACCAAGCCATGGAGAAAACCTTTCATGGATTGAGTTACGGTACAGTATATCGGAATCTTGAGCTTTTTAGGCAATTGCGGATCGTTGAGATTTTCGTGTTGGATAATGAATTGCGGTATCGCATAATCGATCATGTTCAGCCGCAGCTTTATTTTATATGCATGGATTGTAAACAAACCATTCCGATGAGCTTTGATCCAGAGGAGATGGAGTTACCCAAGCCCCAGCAGTTTCGATCACTGAAATACAAAATTGATATTTTCGGTTACTGCACGGATTGTGAAAGTTCATTAGAAACACATGCTCCCGCTAGACCGGAATGGAATGACTGA
- the rpsN gene encoding 30S ribosomal protein S14, translated as MAKKSKVIKERKRQQVVAKYAEKRRELKEKGDYEGLQKLPRDSSPTRLHNRCAVSGRPRGYISKFGVSRIVFRELAHKGQIPGVKKSSW; from the coding sequence ATGGCAAAAAAGTCCAAAGTCATTAAAGAACGAAAAAGACAGCAAGTCGTGGCCAAATATGCTGAAAAACGCAGGGAGCTAAAAGAAAAAGGGGACTATGAGGGACTGCAGAAGCTTCCTCGTGACTCCTCCCCGACACGACTTCACAATCGCTGCGCGGTTAGCGGCAGACCAAGAGGCTATATTAGCAAGTTTGGCGTGTCACGGATCGTCTTTCGCGAGCTAGCCCACAAAGGACAAATTCCAGGCGTGAAAAAGTCCAGTTGGTAA
- a CDS encoding VWA domain-containing protein: MEQLSVYPFSGIVGQEKAKRALLLYAVNPAIGGVLIHGSRGSGKSHLLHAVSSMIPDRLKISVPVNITADRLLGSFDMTAAIDRGRLVRSPGLLEIADGQLLLADHMNLVPEVLIREIVNTRSSGWVYLQREGISEIRESRFMLLAAMDLGDGVLSPSLLDHFGFCVTLTELIDHKDRAEVIRRRLQFEQDPYAFRSRYQRQEDALRLQIQAAGQLIPHIQVSAEMIQLASSIAYEAGIASARAELSLVEGAKAAAAWDGRTKVTMEDIREIAEYVLPHRMRIAFENPHAPGSHPLEPDAGDQTNPSPDQTNSSHSPAEHPDHGDGRTNTNEAKDAFKQSRTEMPVVEDPNDPQNVSSDRMDDQVLFPDEAYPIEPLKLNMKRKLEYEGSGKRHDLRSVQKRGRSVGAVYPNRKQRTDVAFDATIRAAAPYQLIRTKKDGVAFAIELDDLRLKKRENRVGSTLLFVVDASGSMLARKRMTAVKGGILHLLRDSYVKRDRIGMIAFRRDEAELVLPVTRSIDTASKHLRDIPTGGRTPLAAGLNLAYKVLQAEKRRNHDTIPTLIFVTDGRANQSPSGLSVYSDIWNECLEAASWIRLAGISCLVIDTEQGFVKLGRSKELAEALGAEYRVLEHLNEDGFTGTVRTILG; the protein is encoded by the coding sequence ATGGAGCAGCTTTCAGTATATCCATTCAGCGGAATCGTTGGACAAGAGAAAGCGAAGCGGGCGCTTCTGCTATATGCTGTGAATCCTGCGATTGGCGGAGTTCTTATTCATGGTTCTAGAGGATCAGGTAAAAGTCATCTGCTGCATGCAGTTTCTTCGATGATCCCTGACCGTCTGAAAATATCCGTACCTGTCAACATCACAGCGGATCGGCTTCTCGGCTCATTCGATATGACGGCCGCCATCGACCGCGGCAGGCTCGTACGTTCCCCGGGTTTGTTAGAAATTGCCGATGGTCAACTGCTGCTGGCCGATCATATGAATCTAGTGCCCGAAGTGCTCATCAGAGAGATTGTCAATACACGCTCGAGCGGCTGGGTTTATCTGCAGCGAGAAGGGATATCAGAAATTCGAGAAAGCCGATTTATGCTGCTTGCGGCAATGGATTTGGGAGACGGCGTTCTTTCGCCTTCACTGCTGGATCACTTTGGATTCTGCGTAACGTTGACCGAGTTGATAGATCACAAGGATCGAGCCGAGGTCATACGCCGAAGATTACAATTCGAGCAGGACCCCTATGCCTTCCGTAGCCGATATCAGCGTCAGGAAGATGCACTCCGGTTGCAAATCCAAGCGGCAGGACAATTGATTCCTCACATACAGGTAAGCGCTGAAATGATTCAGCTAGCCTCCTCAATCGCATATGAAGCGGGGATTGCGAGCGCCCGTGCCGAGCTCTCTCTTGTTGAAGGGGCTAAAGCGGCAGCCGCCTGGGATGGGCGCACCAAAGTAACCATGGAGGATATCCGAGAGATCGCCGAGTATGTTCTTCCTCATCGAATGCGAATTGCATTCGAGAACCCCCACGCCCCTGGGAGTCATCCACTTGAACCGGATGCAGGCGATCAGACGAATCCATCACCCGATCAAACGAATTCTTCCCACTCCCCTGCAGAGCATCCCGATCACGGGGATGGGAGGACCAATACGAATGAGGCGAAAGACGCCTTCAAACAAAGCAGAACAGAAATGCCGGTTGTGGAGGATCCTAATGATCCTCAGAATGTATCCAGTGATCGAATGGATGATCAGGTGCTGTTTCCTGACGAGGCGTATCCAATCGAGCCCTTGAAGTTGAACATGAAGCGTAAGTTAGAATATGAGGGCTCGGGAAAGCGACATGATCTGCGTTCGGTTCAGAAGAGAGGCAGATCGGTAGGGGCTGTATACCCGAACAGGAAGCAGCGAACCGATGTGGCTTTTGATGCTACGATCCGCGCAGCGGCTCCCTATCAGTTGATCCGTACCAAAAAGGACGGCGTCGCGTTTGCCATTGAACTCGATGATTTGCGTCTCAAGAAAAGAGAGAATCGCGTTGGGTCTACGTTATTGTTTGTGGTTGATGCCAGCGGTTCGATGCTGGCCCGAAAGCGCATGACAGCGGTCAAAGGAGGCATCCTTCATCTGCTCCGGGATTCTTATGTGAAGCGAGACCGAATTGGCATGATCGCGTTCAGACGGGACGAGGCTGAGCTTGTGCTTCCGGTTACACGCAGCATCGATACAGCGTCAAAGCATCTCCGCGATATTCCGACTGGAGGAAGGACGCCTCTGGCAGCCGGGCTTAACCTGGCCTATAAGGTGCTTCAAGCGGAGAAACGAAGAAATCATGATACGATACCGACGTTGATATTCGTTACGGATGGCCGAGCGAACCAAAGTCCTTCAGGATTGTCGGTTTATTCGGACATTTGGAATGAATGCCTGGAGGCCGCAAGCTGGATCCGGCTTGCCGGGATCTCCTGTCTGGTCATTGATACGGAGCAGGGCTTTGTTAAATTGGGACGCTCTAAAGAATTGGCTGAAGCATTGGGTGCTGAGTATCGAGTACTCGAACACTTGAACGAAGATGGATTTACTGGCACGGTTCGAACCATATTGGGTTAG